In a single window of the Flavivirga spongiicola genome:
- a CDS encoding DUF4254 domain-containing protein, whose amino-acid sequence MFTEKANKIFQDVIEKYHVINTVDQPFENGYDKSNLLEHLLYRKCWIDTVQWHYEDIIRDPQIDPVAALTLKRQIDASNQDRTDMVEYIDSYFLEKYKDVTSKTDATINTESPAWGIDRLSILALKIFHMNEEATRTDASDAHRDACQKKLDILLEQRIDLSTAIDTLLSDIEKGGKYMKVYKQMKMYNDDELNPVLRSQK is encoded by the coding sequence ATGTTTACAGAAAAAGCTAACAAAATATTTCAGGATGTTATTGAAAAATATCATGTAATAAACACGGTAGACCAACCTTTTGAAAATGGGTATGATAAAAGTAATTTATTAGAGCATTTGCTATACAGAAAATGCTGGATTGATACAGTACAATGGCATTATGAGGATATTATCAGGGACCCACAAATAGATCCTGTGGCTGCTCTAACCTTGAAGCGTCAAATTGATGCTTCAAACCAGGACAGAACAGATATGGTTGAATACATTGATAGCTATTTTCTTGAAAAATATAAAGATGTTACATCAAAAACTGATGCAACCATTAATACCGAAAGCCCAGCTTGGGGAATTGATAGGTTATCTATTTTGGCGTTGAAAATTTTTCATATGAATGAAGAGGCCACAAGAACAGATGCTTCCGATGCTCATAGAGATGCATGCCAGAAAAAATTGGATATTTTATTGGAGCAACGCATAGATTTGTCTACAGCTATTGATACACTGCTTAGCGATATAGAAAAAGGAGGTAAGTACATGAAAGTTTATAAGCAAATGAAAATGTACAATGATGATGAGCTAAACCCTGTATTACGTTCACAGAAGTAA
- a CDS encoding ferredoxin--NADP reductase, which produces MSSFYKLTVAAIKRETSESISIAFDIPENLKKIFTFKAGQYITLKTIIKGSEVRRDYSLCISPKIGELKVAVKAVKDGTFSSYANNQLQIGDTLEVAPPKGRFIFEPNDSKTKNIAAFAAGSGITPVLSIIKCALVEEVYSKVILVYGNKTTKDTMFLNELLELQHAYKERFSIQFVFSQQEEDDSIFGRIEKSTVNYVMKNKHKHVDVDAFYLCGPEAMIHTVKDVLTDHDIDENRIHFELFKAAKPAEIKENIVSNGKTKTTVIVDDEESTFEMSQKQTVLEAALDEDIDAPYSCQGGICSSCLARIKEGEATMRQNNILTENEVAEGLILTCQAHPTTPTLVVDYDDV; this is translated from the coding sequence ATGTCATCATTTTACAAACTTACAGTTGCTGCAATAAAAAGAGAGACCAGTGAATCTATTAGTATTGCCTTTGATATTCCTGAAAATTTAAAAAAAATATTCACTTTTAAAGCAGGTCAATACATCACCCTAAAAACTATAATTAAGGGAAGTGAAGTAAGAAGAGATTACTCTTTGTGTATTTCTCCAAAAATTGGTGAATTAAAAGTGGCTGTTAAAGCAGTAAAAGATGGCACCTTTTCATCTTATGCAAACAATCAATTACAGATAGGAGATACTTTAGAAGTTGCCCCTCCAAAAGGGCGTTTTATTTTTGAACCTAACGACTCAAAAACAAAAAATATTGCTGCATTTGCTGCAGGTAGTGGCATTACACCGGTTCTAAGTATTATAAAATGCGCACTAGTAGAGGAAGTTTATAGTAAAGTTATTTTGGTTTATGGTAACAAAACAACCAAAGACACTATGTTTCTAAACGAACTTTTAGAGCTTCAGCATGCATACAAAGAACGTTTCTCTATACAGTTTGTTTTTAGTCAACAAGAGGAAGATGACTCTATTTTTGGCCGTATTGAAAAAAGCACCGTTAATTATGTCATGAAAAACAAACACAAGCATGTGGATGTTGATGCTTTTTATCTTTGCGGACCAGAAGCTATGATTCATACTGTAAAGGATGTTTTAACCGATCATGATATTGACGAAAACCGTATACATTTTGAGCTTTTTAAAGCTGCCAAACCTGCCGAAATAAAAGAAAATATTGTATCAAACGGTAAAACCAAAACAACAGTTATTGTTGATGATGAGGAATCTACATTTGAAATGTCTCAAAAACAAACTGTTCTTGAAGCTGCTTTAGATGAAGACATTGATGCGCCTTATTCTTGTCAAGGTGGTATTTGTAGCAGTTGTTTAGCTCGTATAAAAGAAGGTGAAGCAACTATGAGACAGAATAATATTTTAACTGAAAATGAAGTTGCAGAAGGTTTAATTTTAACATGTCAAGCACATCCTACAACACCAACTCTTGTGGTAGATTATGATGATGTATAA
- the purD gene encoding phosphoribosylamine--glycine ligase, which translates to MNILILGSGGREHTFAWKIAQSAKCKQLFVAPGNSGTAQIATNVNIGVNDFDAIKELVLKEGIEMVVVGPEDPLVNGVHDYFLNDDAIKHVSVIGPQKVAAELEGSKEFAKEFLYRHHIPTAAYESFTKETVENGYAFLETLKAPYVLKADGLAAGKGVVILNDLEAAKAELKSMLVDAKFGEASTKVVIEEFLDGIELSCFVLTDGTNYKILPTAKDYKRIGEGDTGLNTGGMGAVSPVPFATDEFLNKIEERIVKPTINGFKKDNLPYVGFVFIGLIKVGDDPKVIEYNVRMGDPETEVVLPRLKNDFVEILQAMSHGTLDKINIEIDERAATTIMLVSGGYPEAYEKGKEIIGIENIQDSIPFHAGAVLNEGKIVTSGGRVMAITSYGNTYQEAIKKSYQNIEKLHFDKMNYRKDIGFDL; encoded by the coding sequence ATGAATATCTTAATTCTCGGTTCTGGAGGAAGAGAACACACATTTGCATGGAAAATAGCTCAAAGTGCTAAATGTAAACAATTATTTGTGGCACCGGGAAATTCTGGAACGGCCCAAATAGCTACTAATGTAAATATTGGAGTGAATGATTTTGATGCGATTAAAGAGCTCGTTTTAAAAGAAGGCATTGAAATGGTTGTTGTTGGCCCTGAAGACCCTTTAGTTAATGGCGTGCATGATTATTTTTTAAATGATGACGCTATTAAACATGTGTCTGTTATAGGCCCTCAAAAAGTAGCGGCAGAATTAGAAGGAAGTAAAGAGTTTGCCAAGGAGTTTTTATACAGACACCATATTCCAACAGCAGCTTATGAAAGTTTTACGAAAGAAACCGTAGAAAATGGTTATGCTTTTTTAGAAACGTTAAAAGCGCCTTACGTTTTAAAAGCAGATGGATTAGCTGCTGGTAAAGGTGTTGTTATTTTAAATGATTTAGAGGCCGCTAAAGCGGAATTAAAAAGCATGCTAGTTGATGCCAAATTTGGAGAAGCAAGCACTAAAGTGGTTATTGAAGAATTTTTAGATGGCATAGAATTAAGCTGTTTTGTACTAACTGATGGTACAAACTATAAAATTTTACCAACCGCAAAGGATTATAAACGAATAGGTGAAGGCGATACGGGATTAAACACAGGTGGTATGGGAGCAGTTTCTCCTGTGCCTTTTGCGACCGATGAATTCCTTAATAAAATTGAAGAACGTATTGTAAAACCTACTATTAATGGTTTTAAAAAGGACAATTTGCCTTATGTAGGATTTGTGTTTATTGGGCTTATTAAAGTTGGAGACGATCCAAAAGTTATAGAATACAATGTACGTATGGGAGATCCTGAAACCGAAGTCGTATTACCTAGACTAAAAAATGACTTTGTTGAAATACTCCAGGCAATGTCTCATGGTACATTAGATAAAATTAACATTGAAATAGACGAACGAGCAGCGACAACTATTATGTTAGTATCTGGGGGCTATCCTGAAGCTTATGAGAAAGGAAAAGAGATTATAGGAATAGAAAACATTCAAGATTCCATACCTTTTCATGCGGGAGCTGTATTAAATGAAGGTAAGATAGTAACCTCTGGGGGACGTGTTATGGCTATTACGTCATATGGAAACACATACCAAGAAGCCATAAAAAAATCTTATCAAAATATAGAAAAACTACATTTTGATAAGATGAATTATCGTAAGGATATAGGGTTCGATTTATAA
- a CDS encoding phenylacetate--CoA ligase family protein has translation MLRIHEYFLFTLHKLSFLLNLFELSLKLKGFSIRKAKLALKAIQKKSDSEFNTYIKTKKKDIVNYHLKHNSFYKSFAKDANPLDWNTVPIMSKKDLQQPLVTLLSNRFSTKNIYIDKTSGASGHPFIFSKDKFTHALTWSIIMDRFSWFNLNFNSTKQARFYGIPLDRKGYYTEKLKDFISNRYRFNVFDLSDEALENWLIDFKRKPFFYMNGYTSPIVQFAKYLRHKNIILKAICPTLKACVVTSEMLFKDDKQLMEKQFGIPVINEYGASELDLIAFENTNGEWIVNSETLFVEVLDENNNVLPNGEEGRLVITSLYNKTQPFIRYDIGDIGVLSQKSTPKKPILEKLIGRTNDMASLPSGKKAAGLTFYYITKSIIEDDGNVKEFVIVQLKLDTFKIYYVSDIDISQNKMTMIKNEMENYLENGLTILFERQTALKRLKSGKLKQFSSLIYPNK, from the coding sequence ATGCTACGAATTCACGAATATTTTTTATTTACTTTACACAAATTATCCTTTTTATTGAATTTATTCGAACTTTCACTAAAACTTAAAGGCTTTTCAATACGAAAAGCCAAGCTCGCTTTGAAAGCTATTCAAAAGAAAAGTGATTCTGAATTTAATACTTATATTAAAACTAAAAAGAAAGATATTGTCAATTATCATTTAAAGCATAATTCATTTTATAAATCGTTTGCAAAAGATGCAAATCCATTAGATTGGAACACCGTTCCGATTATGTCTAAAAAAGATTTGCAGCAACCATTAGTAACACTATTATCTAATAGGTTTTCAACAAAAAATATTTATATAGATAAGACCTCCGGAGCATCAGGGCATCCTTTTATTTTCTCTAAAGATAAATTCACGCATGCCTTAACCTGGAGCATTATAATGGATCGATTTTCTTGGTTTAATCTTAATTTTAACAGCACAAAACAAGCACGATTTTATGGAATTCCTCTGGATAGAAAAGGGTATTATACTGAGAAACTAAAAGACTTTATTAGTAACAGATATCGATTTAATGTGTTTGATTTAAGTGATGAGGCTCTTGAAAACTGGTTAATTGATTTTAAAAGGAAACCTTTCTTCTATATGAATGGCTATACAAGCCCTATCGTTCAATTCGCAAAATACCTTCGACATAAAAATATCATCCTTAAAGCTATTTGCCCTACCTTAAAAGCCTGTGTTGTAACATCTGAAATGCTTTTTAAAGACGACAAACAACTTATGGAAAAACAATTTGGAATACCGGTAATCAATGAATACGGTGCTTCAGAATTAGATTTGATTGCTTTTGAAAATACGAATGGTGAATGGATTGTAAATAGTGAGACACTTTTTGTTGAGGTTTTAGATGAAAACAACAACGTCTTGCCAAATGGTGAAGAAGGACGTTTAGTCATTACTTCTTTATACAATAAAACACAGCCATTTATAAGGTATGACATTGGTGATATAGGGGTTCTTTCCCAAAAAAGCACACCCAAAAAACCCATCTTAGAAAAACTAATAGGTAGAACAAATGACATGGCTTCATTGCCTAGTGGAAAAAAAGCTGCCGGATTAACATTCTATTACATTACAAAAAGTATTATTGAAGATGATGGCAACGTTAAAGAGTTTGTTATTGTACAATTAAAACTCGATACTTTTAAAATTTACTATGTTAGTGATATAGATATTTCACAAAATAAAATGACCATGATAAAGAACGAAATGGAAAATTATCTTGAGAATGGGCTTACTATCCTATTTGAAAGACAAACGGCATTAAAACGCTTGAAAAGTGGTAAATTGAAGCAGTTTTCATCATTAATATACCCAAATAAATGA
- a CDS encoding PadR family transcriptional regulator → MGNAKLYKGSLVTIILKLLNEHDKMYGYEITQRVKEITKNELKITEGALYPSLHKLEAEGLLDVEVLKVDNRLRKYYKLTEKGTKETVNKLAELENYIKTMRALVNPKFRLE, encoded by the coding sequence ATGGGAAACGCAAAATTATATAAAGGCAGTCTTGTAACAATTATTCTAAAACTCTTGAATGAGCATGATAAAATGTATGGCTATGAAATTACGCAACGAGTAAAGGAGATTACAAAAAATGAGCTTAAAATAACCGAAGGAGCCCTTTATCCTTCACTACATAAATTAGAAGCTGAAGGCTTATTGGATGTTGAGGTTTTAAAAGTGGATAATAGGTTGCGAAAGTATTATAAACTTACCGAGAAAGGCACTAAAGAAACAGTTAACAAATTGGCTGAACTTGAAAATTACATTAAAACCATGCGTGCATTGGTAAATCCTAAATTTCGTTTAGAATAA
- a CDS encoding DUF5687 family protein has product MIKNFLSLEWKSFLRSANFGKGLAVKILMGFFALYFIAMFLGMGLIMYPGLKEAFPDQDPLVIVNNYLFYWILGDLIFRFFFQKLPVMSVKPLLTLPVKRSKIVNYVLGKSITSFFNYLSLFAIIPFGITLIVEDYSPSSVLVWMLALILVTLCINFLNFIIESFSAEKELSFLPIIILTGGLFVLNYFNVVSFTEVVANGFNAIYKTPVLIGIPLLVLIGLYFFNFKILKQKLFLDSGLKKEVKEVNASNLEWTKTFGDIAPFMQLDLKLLWRNKRTKSSVWMLAIGLFYGLFFYPQPMYQDMPWFFAFIGVFVTGIFLINFGQFIPAWDSGYYKLLMSQNIKYEQYLKSKFTLMALSIIILFVLSIPYVYFGWKILLAHFAAAIYNLGINTHVILYGGSFNRKKIDLNQKAAFNYQGTGAVQWLIGIPLLLIPMGIFALFYFLIGFEIACLSLATLGVIGVVFHQKLMKTITKKYLESKYKMIDAFDQNN; this is encoded by the coding sequence ATGATTAAAAACTTTTTAAGTTTAGAGTGGAAATCTTTTTTACGGTCTGCCAATTTTGGTAAAGGACTTGCTGTAAAAATATTGATGGGCTTTTTTGCGCTATATTTTATAGCTATGTTTTTGGGAATGGGACTGATAATGTACCCTGGACTTAAAGAAGCTTTTCCAGATCAAGATCCGCTAGTTATTGTTAATAACTATCTTTTTTATTGGATTTTGGGTGACTTAATTTTTAGGTTTTTCTTTCAAAAACTACCTGTAATGAGTGTAAAACCATTACTAACACTACCTGTTAAAAGAAGCAAAATTGTTAATTATGTTTTAGGCAAATCGATAACATCATTTTTTAATTACCTCTCGCTTTTTGCTATTATACCATTTGGAATTACCTTAATTGTAGAAGATTACTCGCCAAGTTCTGTATTGGTTTGGATGCTAGCCCTCATTCTGGTAACCCTTTGTATTAATTTCTTAAATTTTATTATTGAGAGTTTTTCGGCAGAAAAGGAACTGTCTTTTTTACCCATAATTATATTAACAGGTGGGCTATTTGTATTAAACTATTTTAATGTTGTTTCTTTTACTGAGGTTGTTGCAAATGGATTTAATGCTATTTATAAAACGCCTGTTTTAATTGGGATTCCTTTGCTCGTTTTGATTGGTCTTTATTTCTTCAACTTTAAGATTTTAAAGCAAAAATTATTTTTAGATAGCGGTTTAAAAAAGGAAGTTAAAGAAGTAAATGCGTCTAATCTTGAATGGACAAAAACCTTTGGGGATATTGCACCATTTATGCAATTAGATTTAAAACTGCTTTGGCGTAACAAGCGTACCAAGTCTTCTGTTTGGATGCTAGCAATCGGATTATTTTATGGTCTGTTTTTTTACCCACAACCCATGTATCAAGATATGCCATGGTTTTTTGCTTTTATTGGCGTTTTTGTAACAGGCATCTTTTTAATCAATTTTGGACAGTTTATTCCAGCTTGGGATAGTGGCTATTATAAACTCCTTATGAGTCAAAATATTAAATATGAACAGTATTTAAAATCAAAGTTCACACTAATGGCTTTAAGTATTATTATATTATTTGTGCTAAGTATCCCTTATGTTTACTTTGGATGGAAAATATTATTAGCCCATTTTGCAGCAGCCATTTATAACCTAGGAATTAATACACACGTTATTCTATATGGTGGTTCTTTTAATCGCAAAAAAATTGATTTAAATCAAAAAGCAGCTTTTAACTACCAAGGAACTGGTGCAGTACAATGGCTTATAGGGATTCCTTTGTTGCTAATACCTATGGGGATATTTGCATTGTTTTACTTTTTAATAGGTTTCGAAATAGCTTGTTTGTCATTAGCTACTCTTGGTGTAATAGGTGTCGTTTTTCACCAAAAATTAATGAAAACAATTACTAAAAAATATTTAGAATCAAAATATAAAATGATTGATGCCTTCGATCAAAATAATTAA
- the upp gene encoding uracil phosphoribosyltransferase, protein MYIHNISKENSVLNTFISEIRNINIQKDSMRFRRNIERIGEVLGYEMSKSLNYSASTIETPLGNCNIDLLNNDIVLCSILRAGVPLHNGLLNYFDTAENAFISAYRHHKHNPESFEIIVEYLACPNLENKTLILADPMLATGQSMVATFEALKPFGTPKEVHLISVIGAQEGIDFVESHFDDKTHLWIAAIDDNLNDKGYIIPGLGDAGDLAFGEKLQQ, encoded by the coding sequence ATGTATATTCACAATATATCTAAAGAAAATTCCGTGTTAAATACTTTCATTTCCGAAATTAGAAATATTAATATTCAGAAAGATAGCATGCGCTTTCGAAGAAATATTGAACGAATAGGCGAAGTATTGGGTTATGAAATGAGTAAATCTTTAAATTATAGCGCATCGACCATTGAAACACCTTTAGGGAATTGCAATATCGATTTATTAAATAATGATATTGTTTTATGCTCCATTTTAAGAGCCGGTGTTCCATTACATAATGGATTGCTTAATTATTTTGATACCGCTGAAAACGCTTTTATTTCAGCTTACAGACATCATAAACACAACCCCGAAAGTTTTGAAATTATTGTAGAATATTTAGCTTGTCCAAACTTAGAAAACAAAACCCTTATTCTTGCAGATCCCATGCTAGCAACCGGGCAATCCATGGTAGCAACTTTTGAAGCTTTAAAACCATTTGGAACACCAAAAGAAGTACATTTAATTAGTGTTATAGGAGCTCAAGAAGGTATTGACTTTGTTGAAAGTCATTTTGATGACAAAACGCATTTATGGATTGCAGCTATTGATGATAACCTAAATGATAAAGGTTATATTATTCCAGGTCTAGGAGATGCAGGTGACTTAGCTTTTGGTGAAAAATTACAGCAATAG
- a CDS encoding glycosyltransferase family 9 protein, producing MLKSSNHILVIRLSAMGDVAMTIPVLQALNQQYPEVKITVLTRAFFEPFFRDLKNVTVFPAEVEGKHKGIYGLFKLSKALKKLEIDAIADLHNVLRSNILKFFFFGKQFSQIDKGRTEKKALVSGKIFQQLSTTHQRYVGVLEKLGFKLDLSNPVFPNKSILNKKAQVLVGSDSKKMIGIAPFAAHEGKMYPLDLMREVIAVLSIEYKIILFGGGTKEVSILNDFEENLDHVISIAGKLSLDEELDVISNLEVMLSMDSGNAHIAAMLGVKVVTIWGVTHPYAGFAPFNQPEGFTLLTDRNKFPLIPTSIYGNKYPESYKEASGSIAPETIINKIKSVIPA from the coding sequence ATGCTAAAATCATCAAACCATATTTTAGTTATTCGTCTTTCTGCAATGGGAGATGTTGCAATGACTATTCCTGTGCTACAAGCATTAAATCAGCAATATCCGGAGGTTAAAATTACTGTGCTTACCCGTGCTTTTTTCGAGCCCTTTTTTCGAGACTTAAAAAATGTTACAGTTTTTCCTGCTGAGGTTGAGGGAAAACATAAAGGAATTTATGGGCTTTTTAAACTTTCTAAAGCGCTAAAAAAACTAGAGATTGATGCTATAGCAGATTTGCATAATGTACTACGAAGTAATATTTTAAAGTTTTTTTTCTTTGGAAAACAATTTAGCCAGATTGATAAAGGGAGAACTGAAAAGAAAGCCTTGGTTTCTGGCAAAATATTTCAGCAATTAAGCACAACGCATCAAAGGTATGTTGGTGTGTTAGAAAAGTTAGGTTTTAAGTTAGATTTATCAAATCCAGTATTCCCAAATAAATCAATTTTAAATAAAAAGGCTCAAGTACTTGTAGGGTCAGATTCAAAAAAAATGATAGGAATTGCTCCTTTTGCTGCCCACGAAGGGAAAATGTATCCTTTAGACTTGATGAGGGAGGTTATTGCTGTACTTTCAATAGAGTATAAAATCATATTATTTGGAGGAGGCACAAAAGAGGTCTCCATTTTAAATGATTTTGAAGAAAATTTGGATCATGTAATAAGTATTGCTGGTAAATTATCACTTGATGAAGAATTAGACGTGATTTCTAATCTGGAAGTGATGCTTTCAATGGACTCTGGCAATGCACATATAGCTGCTATGTTAGGAGTAAAAGTCGTCACTATTTGGGGTGTTACCCATCCGTATGCTGGTTTTGCACCATTTAATCAGCCAGAAGGCTTTACGTTGCTTACAGACAGAAATAAATTTCCGTTAATTCCAACATCCATTTATGGAAATAAATACCCTGAAAGTTATAAAGAAGCTTCAGGGAGTATTGCTCCAGAAACTATTATTAATAAAATTAAGTCTGTCATTCCTGCGTAG
- a CDS encoding DUF2059 domain-containing protein, whose protein sequence is MKKVLLVCLFAIAITFKTQAQENTEFEKETVEFIKLTGAGAAFENAIAQIGSGVSEANKEAYTKEAKGTLEALYVKMAELYMAEFTQNEIKKLVAFYNTDLGKKLAEKQLGLTQKAMMFGQSWGMEVQGIAQKYN, encoded by the coding sequence ATGAAAAAAGTACTGCTAGTATGCTTATTTGCAATTGCGATAACATTTAAAACACAAGCACAAGAAAATACTGAATTCGAAAAAGAAACAGTTGAATTTATAAAACTTACAGGTGCCGGAGCAGCGTTTGAAAATGCGATAGCTCAAATTGGATCTGGGGTTTCAGAAGCGAATAAAGAAGCCTATACCAAAGAAGCGAAAGGAACTTTAGAGGCATTGTATGTTAAAATGGCTGAGCTTTACATGGCTGAATTTACTCAAAATGAAATAAAAAAATTAGTCGCTTTTTATAACACAGATTTAGGTAAAAAATTAGCAGAAAAGCAATTAGGCCTCACCCAAAAAGCAATGATGTTTGGACAGTCTTGGGGCATGGAAGTACAAGGGATAGCCCAAAAATATAACTAA
- a CDS encoding DUF6341 family protein has product MKDFFYAIQDLFVNVLFAPYDALRALELESWFAANIVSWIFLLIGFVAMLYWMKQLKMFNDNNEEDKSVSSHSFL; this is encoded by the coding sequence ATGAAAGATTTCTTTTACGCTATACAGGATTTATTCGTTAATGTTCTTTTTGCACCATACGATGCTTTACGAGCTCTTGAGCTAGAAAGCTGGTTTGCAGCAAATATAGTTTCTTGGATTTTCCTTCTTATAGGTTTTGTTGCTATGCTTTATTGGATGAAGCAACTTAAAATGTTTAACGATAATAATGAAGAAGACAAAAGTGTTTCTTCACACTCATTTTTATAA
- the wecB gene encoding non-hydrolyzing UDP-N-acetylglucosamine 2-epimerase, whose product MTITIVAGARPNFMKIAPIIEAIQNKEKDGTNINYRLVHTGQHYDKNLSDTFFEELNIPFPDTNLEVKSGTQAEQTAAIMIGFEKELEQNPCDLVMVVGDVTSTMACTIVAKKAHIKVAHVEAGIRSGDMKMPEEINRIVTDSLTDYFFTTSMYANENLMKFGITKSNIFFVGNVMIDTLRRHEARLKKPTLWEDLNLSEKNYLVMTLHRPSNVDEEAQLKKLVSQIVALGENYPIIFPVHPRTKKLLSGLNLNFKNLHYVNPLGYLEFNYLVKNALAVLTDSGGITEETTVMNVPCMTLRDSTERPETCDIGTNILVGTDSKKIEKAFKTLLSESWKQGTIPELWDGSAANRIVNHLLDIYEL is encoded by the coding sequence ATGACTATTACTATAGTAGCTGGTGCCCGACCTAATTTTATGAAAATTGCTCCTATTATTGAAGCTATTCAGAATAAAGAAAAGGATGGAACCAATATTAATTATCGACTTGTACACACGGGACAACATTACGATAAAAACTTAAGCGATACCTTTTTTGAAGAATTAAATATCCCTTTTCCGGATACCAATCTTGAAGTTAAAAGCGGTACACAAGCAGAACAAACTGCTGCTATTATGATTGGTTTTGAAAAAGAATTAGAACAAAACCCTTGTGATTTGGTGATGGTTGTTGGCGATGTGACCTCAACCATGGCTTGTACTATTGTTGCTAAAAAAGCGCATATAAAAGTAGCTCATGTTGAAGCTGGAATTCGTTCTGGTGATATGAAAATGCCCGAAGAAATTAACAGAATTGTAACTGATAGCTTAACCGATTATTTTTTCACAACGTCTATGTATGCAAATGAGAATTTGATGAAGTTCGGCATCACAAAATCGAACATCTTTTTTGTTGGAAATGTCATGATTGATACCCTTCGAAGACATGAAGCTCGATTAAAAAAGCCAACTCTTTGGGAAGATTTGAATTTATCAGAAAAAAACTATCTGGTTATGACGCTTCATAGGCCCAGTAACGTAGATGAAGAAGCCCAACTAAAAAAATTAGTTAGTCAAATTGTGGCATTAGGTGAGAATTACCCCATTATTTTTCCTGTACATCCCCGAACAAAAAAGCTTTTAAGTGGTTTAAATTTAAATTTTAAAAATCTTCATTACGTAAATCCCTTAGGCTACTTAGAATTTAATTATTTAGTAAAAAACGCCTTAGCTGTGTTAACCGATTCTGGTGGTATCACAGAAGAAACGACTGTTATGAATGTACCTTGTATGACGCTTAGAGACTCCACAGAACGTCCTGAAACTTGTGACATTGGAACCAACATATTAGTTGGAACTGATTCTAAAAAAATTGAAAAAGCTTTTAAAACATTGCTTTCTGAATCCTGGAAACAAGGAACCATTCCTGAGTTATGGGATGGATCTGCTGCAAATAGAATTGTTAATCATTTACTAGACATTTATGAGTTATAA
- a CDS encoding DUF6427 family protein, with protein MITSILGKSKSINFIIVFFITLLAFIIARVELINEPITLVFVLKQIVLLSVCCMTVLLLNFIVSKNNLTMNDNYEILLFSLFLLLIVHTTSDTAIVLSNFFILLGLRRTVSLRSEKNVKKKLFDAAFWIAIASLFYFWTILFFALILIALVLYTDNKLRHWIIPFLAVITIFVISISVSIVMYDRFFEILNISPKISYDFGNYNSVKYLVAITLLLSFGIWSSIFYLRNIKKKKKAFRASFKIIIVAVVIAFLIVLHAPEKNGSEFLFMFAPLAIIITNYIEIIQEKWFKEVFLSLLIIVPFITLLL; from the coding sequence ATGATAACAAGCATTTTAGGAAAATCTAAGTCAATAAATTTCATCATTGTTTTTTTTATTACGCTTTTAGCTTTCATAATAGCTAGGGTAGAATTAATAAACGAACCAATAACATTAGTATTTGTATTAAAGCAAATTGTTTTACTTTCCGTTTGTTGCATGACTGTTTTACTTTTAAACTTTATTGTTAGTAAGAATAACTTAACAATGAATGACAACTATGAGATTTTATTATTTAGTTTGTTTTTGTTGCTAATTGTTCACACTACTAGTGACACAGCTATAGTTCTTTCTAATTTTTTTATTTTACTCGGCTTAAGGCGTACAGTAAGTTTACGGTCTGAAAAAAATGTAAAAAAGAAATTATTTGACGCTGCTTTTTGGATCGCTATTGCATCGTTATTTTATTTTTGGACAATTTTGTTTTTTGCTTTAATACTAATTGCTCTGGTTTTATATACAGATAATAAATTAAGGCATTGGATTATACCTTTCCTAGCAGTCATTACTATTTTTGTGATTTCCATAAGTGTTTCTATAGTTATGTACGATCGTTTTTTTGAAATATTAAACATCTCACCAAAAATCAGCTACGATTTTGGTAACTATAATTCTGTAAAATACTTGGTTGCCATTACCTTGCTATTGTCTTTCGGGATTTGGTCGTCCATATTTTACTTACGGAATATTAAAAAGAAGAAAAAAGCCTTTAGAGCTTCTTTTAAAATTATTATTGTTGCGGTTGTAATAGCCTTTTTGATAGTGCTTCATGCTCCTGAAAAAAACGGGAGTGAATTTTTATTCATGTTTGCACCACTGGCTATAATCATAACAAATTATATCGAGATTATTCAAGAAAAATGGTTTAAAGAAGTGTTTCTTTCTCTACTCATCATTGTTCCGTTTATAACACTATTGCTGTAA